Proteins encoded by one window of bacterium:
- a CDS encoding L-ribulose-5-phosphate 4-epimerase has translation MLESLKKDVCAENLRLVAEGLVVQTWGNVSGIDRQKDLIVIKPSGVAYDQMKPAHMVVVSLATGKVVEGDLKPSSDTPTHLELYRAFPGLGGIVHTHSLFATAWAQARREIPAFGTTHADYYHGSIPCTRPLTSKEISGDYEVNTGRVIVERFKKLAPLAFPGVLVASHGPFTWGKSASAAVDSAVVLEFLAKLASETLRIAPATKAVPNVLLDKHYLRKHGANAYYGQEK, from the coding sequence ATGTTGGAATCACTCAAGAAGGACGTATGTGCCGAGAACCTGCGGTTGGTTGCCGAAGGGCTCGTGGTGCAGACGTGGGGGAACGTCAGCGGCATCGACCGCCAGAAGGACCTGATCGTCATCAAGCCGTCGGGCGTCGCCTATGACCAGATGAAACCCGCTCATATGGTGGTGGTGTCGCTCGCGACCGGGAAAGTAGTGGAGGGCGACCTGAAGCCAAGTTCCGATACCCCCACCCATCTGGAATTGTATCGCGCCTTCCCCGGCCTCGGCGGGATCGTTCACACACACAGTCTCTTTGCCACCGCCTGGGCCCAGGCCAGGCGCGAGATTCCGGCGTTCGGCACCACTCATGCCGACTACTACCACGGATCGATCCCCTGTACACGTCCACTGACCAGCAAGGAGATCTCAGGCGACTACGAAGTGAACACCGGCCGCGTGATCGTTGAGCGGTTTAAGAAACTGGCCCCCCTGGCTTTCCCCGGGGTTCTGGTAGCGAGCCACGGCCCCTTCACCTGGGGGAAATCCGCCTCAGCGGCAGTGGACAGCGCCGTGGTCCTGGAATTTCTCGCCAAGCTGGCTTCCGAGACCCTGCGCATCGCCCCCGCCACCAAGGCAGTGCCGAACGTCCTGCTGGATAAGCATTACCTGCGCAAGCACGGCGCCAATGCCTATTACGGGCAGGAAAAATAA
- the araA gene encoding L-arabinose isomerase: MKNLDNNLSVWFITGSQHLYGPKTLAQVAENSGNIVDGLNASRRLPLKLVFKPVVKTPDEIRNTLAAANNDPSCGGIILWMHTFSPSKMWIGGLTSFRKPMLHLHTQFNRDLPWSSIDMDYMNLNQSAHGDREHGFIHARLRLERKVVVGHWQDREVQDRIAAWERAVRGWNDLQGAKFVRFGDNMRQVAVTEGDKVAAEIRLGYSVNTHPVSELVAVINAASNRDVAAQCAAYDAAYTVAPALRKGGAKRSRLEDAAQIEVGMRTFLEQGGYKGFTTTFEDLHGLKQLPGLAVQSLMAEGYGFGAEGDWKTCALLRGMKAMAADLKGGTSWMEDYTYHMDPKRPLVLGAHMLEVCPSIAAAKPSLQIHPLGIGGKEDPARLVFTAKPGPALNATLVDMGNRFRMIVNELNVVKPPRPLPKLPVACAMWEALPDFKTAAAAWIYAGGAHHSAFSSAVTVEHLEDFAAITGIEMIRIGADTTIAALKNELRWNDVAYHLLQGVGR, encoded by the coding sequence ATGAAAAACCTCGATAATAACCTGTCCGTCTGGTTCATCACCGGAAGCCAGCATCTCTATGGTCCTAAAACCCTCGCCCAGGTGGCCGAGAACTCGGGCAACATCGTGGACGGCCTAAACGCCTCACGCCGCTTGCCTCTGAAACTGGTCTTCAAGCCCGTGGTGAAAACCCCCGACGAGATCCGCAACACGCTGGCGGCCGCCAACAACGACCCCTCCTGCGGCGGCATCATCCTGTGGATGCACACGTTTTCCCCCTCAAAGATGTGGATCGGCGGGCTCACGAGTTTCCGCAAGCCGATGCTGCACCTGCATACGCAGTTCAACCGTGATCTGCCCTGGTCTTCCATCGACATGGATTACATGAACCTGAACCAGTCGGCCCATGGCGACCGCGAGCATGGCTTTATCCACGCCCGCCTGCGCCTGGAGCGCAAGGTGGTGGTCGGACACTGGCAGGATCGGGAAGTCCAGGACCGCATCGCCGCCTGGGAACGCGCCGTACGCGGTTGGAACGATCTGCAAGGCGCCAAATTTGTGCGGTTCGGCGACAACATGCGGCAGGTGGCGGTCACGGAGGGCGATAAGGTCGCCGCTGAAATCCGGCTGGGCTACTCCGTCAACACCCACCCCGTGAGCGAGTTGGTCGCGGTCATCAATGCCGCCAGCAACCGGGACGTTGCCGCCCAGTGCGCCGCTTATGACGCCGCCTACACCGTGGCACCCGCCCTGCGTAAGGGTGGAGCCAAACGCAGCCGTCTTGAGGATGCCGCCCAGATTGAAGTCGGGATGCGAACCTTCCTCGAACAGGGCGGATACAAGGGCTTTACGACTACTTTTGAAGATCTCCATGGCCTGAAACAGCTGCCCGGTCTCGCCGTCCAGAGCCTGATGGCCGAAGGGTACGGTTTTGGCGCCGAAGGGGATTGGAAGACCTGCGCGCTGTTGCGTGGCATGAAGGCCATGGCCGCTGACCTCAAGGGTGGCACGAGTTGGATGGAGGATTACACCTATCATATGGACCCCAAGCGGCCCCTGGTCCTGGGCGCCCACATGCTGGAGGTCTGCCCCTCCATCGCGGCGGCGAAGCCCTCCCTTCAGATCCATCCGCTGGGAATCGGTGGCAAGGAAGACCCGGCCCGGCTGGTGTTTACCGCCAAGCCCGGCCCTGCCCTGAATGCCACCCTGGTGGATATGGGCAACCGCTTCCGAATGATTGTCAACGAACTCAACGTGGTCAAGCCGCCCCGCCCCCTTCCTAAATTGCCGGTGGCCTGCGCAATGTGGGAGGCGTTGCCGGACTTCAAAACAGCAGCAGCCGCCTGGATCTACGCCGGAGGGGCTCACCACTCGGCCTTCAGCAGCGCCGTCACCGTGGAGCACCTTGAGGACTTCGCCGCTATCACCGGGATCGAGATGATCCGGATCGGCGCAGATACCACGATTGCGGCGCTCAAGAATGAGCTCCGCTGGAATGATGTCGCGTATCATCTGCTACAGGGAGTAGGTCGGTAG
- a CDS encoding ribulokinase, whose product MAKYSIGLDYGTNSVRALVVDVANGAEAGSAVHIYSHGKEGVILSSDPNLARQHPADYLEGAAITIKAALAASSKKIKGFKASQVIGIGVDTTGSTPLPVDTNGTALALTKRFAKNPAAMAWLWKDHTGVEEATEITALARKIRPQYLTKCGGIYSSEWFFSKVLHCLRTSPEVFDAAYTWVEMADWIPAMLTGTQKPGVTKIGICAAGHKAMFNADWGGYPDAKFLSKLHPKLGALRSRLATKAYDISDTAGYLTADWAKQTGLTAGIPVAVGAFDAHLGGVGAGVGEGTLVKTIGTSTCDLMVAPGNRKLADIPGICGIVKGSILPGYFGLEAGQSAVGDIFNWFVNTIEPHGKEGGHVALTHQAAKLKPGASGLLALDWNNGNRTILVDQRLTGLLVGQTLYTTPAEIYRALVEATAFGALTIINRLEEYGVIVKSVVNCGGIAEKNPMVMQIYADIIGRPMKVSRSAQTCALGSAVAAAVVAGAHKNVTAAQKAMTGLKPIVYRPNPAAHAVYKEIYKLYRQLHDAFGVPGYAGELHGVMKTLIEIRNKARK is encoded by the coding sequence ATGGCAAAATATTCAATCGGTTTGGATTATGGAACGAATTCAGTCAGGGCGTTAGTCGTGGATGTGGCCAACGGCGCCGAGGCCGGCTCGGCCGTTCACATTTACTCACACGGCAAGGAGGGCGTCATCCTCTCCTCCGACCCCAATCTGGCGCGTCAGCATCCGGCAGATTACCTGGAAGGCGCCGCAATCACCATCAAGGCGGCGCTCGCCGCTTCATCGAAAAAAATAAAAGGCTTCAAGGCCTCCCAGGTAATCGGCATTGGCGTGGACACCACGGGAAGCACGCCCCTGCCGGTGGACACGAACGGCACCGCCCTCGCCCTCACGAAACGGTTCGCCAAGAACCCGGCTGCCATGGCCTGGCTCTGGAAGGATCATACCGGCGTTGAAGAAGCGACCGAGATCACCGCCCTGGCCCGCAAGATCCGCCCCCAGTATCTGACAAAATGCGGCGGCATCTATAGCAGCGAATGGTTTTTCAGCAAAGTCTTGCACTGCCTGCGAACCAGCCCTGAGGTATTTGACGCCGCCTATACCTGGGTCGAGATGGCGGACTGGATTCCCGCGATGCTGACCGGAACCCAGAAGCCGGGCGTCACCAAGATCGGCATCTGCGCCGCCGGCCATAAGGCGATGTTCAACGCCGACTGGGGTGGTTACCCCGACGCCAAATTCCTCTCCAAATTACACCCGAAGCTGGGCGCGCTGCGCAGCCGCCTGGCAACCAAAGCCTATGATATTTCAGATACCGCCGGCTATCTGACGGCGGACTGGGCCAAGCAAACCGGCCTTACCGCCGGCATCCCTGTCGCGGTCGGCGCGTTTGATGCCCATCTCGGCGGCGTTGGGGCCGGCGTCGGTGAAGGCACGTTGGTCAAAACGATCGGGACCAGTACCTGCGATCTGATGGTGGCGCCGGGCAACCGGAAACTCGCCGACATTCCCGGCATCTGCGGGATTGTCAAAGGCAGCATCCTGCCTGGTTATTTCGGCCTTGAAGCCGGGCAATCGGCTGTGGGCGACATCTTCAACTGGTTCGTAAACACCATTGAACCCCACGGTAAAGAGGGCGGTCATGTGGCCTTGACCCATCAGGCCGCCAAGCTCAAGCCGGGCGCCTCCGGGCTTCTGGCGCTCGACTGGAACAATGGCAACCGCACCATCCTCGTGGACCAGCGCTTGACCGGCCTTCTGGTCGGACAGACGCTGTACACGACGCCGGCGGAAATCTATCGGGCCCTGGTGGAGGCCACCGCGTTTGGCGCGCTGACCATCATCAACCGGCTCGAGGAGTACGGCGTGATTGTCAAATCGGTGGTCAACTGCGGCGGCATTGCCGAGAAGAACCCGATGGTCATGCAGATCTACGCCGACATCATTGGACGTCCCATGAAGGTCTCGCGCTCAGCCCAAACCTGCGCGCTGGGCTCGGCCGTGGCCGCCGCTGTGGTGGCGGGCGCCCATAAGAACGTGACGGCGGCCCAGAAAGCGATGACGGGGTTGAAGCCGATCGTCTACCGCCCGAATCCCGCTGCTCATGCCGTTTACAAGGAAATCTATAAGCTGTATCGTCAACTGCATGACGCCTTCGGGGTGCCGGGCTATGCGGGAGAACTCCACGGCGTCATGAAGACCCTCATCGAGATCCGCAACAAGGCCAGAAAATAA
- a CDS encoding AraC family transcriptional regulator yields the protein MNGPNAINSDYVLNDIRIVLKSGLPLNESGFSRIRSYPEHRCDIIAEGISLEYGQRRYDFNNQHRDDFALHIKKNSCAFQYTFSGEGRFQTLPNGRIIRMTPGMGFLLPVPSPTRYWLPPGGAWEFGFLLISGDMAHSLVTQLVRLHGYLWQLPVTHPAIDLLKHLHRRVLDRQIPDEFEVAALAHRFLMELFRTHRKPRAEVLPAIGRVIQLVDQDYHNPDLSIERMAREAGLSRHHFSRLFRRETGSSPHAYLQYFRLQRALNRITNSKVPIKQIALESGYRDYAYFCKEFKRLTHQTPLSARRIGDKFNLSAIHTE from the coding sequence ATGAATGGCCCCAATGCAATCAATAGTGATTATGTGCTTAATGATATAAGAATCGTGCTCAAGTCCGGTCTCCCGCTAAACGAGTCAGGGTTCAGCCGGATCCGGAGCTATCCCGAACATCGGTGCGACATCATTGCTGAGGGGATTTCCCTCGAATACGGGCAGCGTCGGTACGATTTCAATAATCAGCACCGGGATGATTTCGCACTTCACATCAAGAAAAACAGCTGCGCCTTCCAATACACCTTTTCAGGGGAAGGCCGGTTCCAAACGCTTCCCAACGGCAGAATTATCCGGATGACGCCAGGCATGGGCTTTTTGTTACCCGTTCCCTCGCCCACCCGCTACTGGCTGCCGCCCGGGGGGGCCTGGGAGTTTGGATTCCTGCTGATCAGCGGTGACATGGCGCATAGTCTCGTCACCCAACTTGTCCGCTTGCACGGCTATCTGTGGCAGCTTCCAGTCACCCATCCAGCCATTGATCTGCTCAAGCACCTGCATCGCCGGGTTCTTGACCGGCAGATTCCCGATGAATTTGAGGTCGCTGCGCTCGCGCACCGGTTTTTGATGGAATTGTTCCGCACGCACCGCAAACCGCGCGCGGAGGTCTTGCCCGCCATCGGGCGCGTCATCCAACTCGTGGACCAGGATTATCACAATCCCGATCTTTCCATCGAGCGAATGGCCCGGGAGGCCGGCCTCTCGCGCCACCACTTCTCCCGCCTGTTCCGGCGGGAGACCGGTTCCAGCCCTCATGCCTACCTTCAGTATTTCCGCCTGCAACGCGCCCTGAACCGGATCACCAACAGCAAGGTCCCCATCAAGCAGATTGCCCTGGAGAGCGGGTACCGGGATTATGCGTATTTCTGCAAGGAGTTCAAACGACTGACGCACCAGACCCCGCTGTCTGCCCGTCGCATCGGTGACAAGTTCAACCTGAGCGCCATCCATACGGAATAG
- a CDS encoding alkaline phosphatase family protein, with protein MKKIIAMCLIGCGLAAQGADYVIALSVDGLGSSYLQTMVDAGKAPHFKQLQAESAGTANARNDYDVSVTLPNHTSMVTSRRVKEAEGHSWTNNTDPAKGVTLHSHKGAYISSVFAVAHDHGLKTGMWATKTKFSLFPDSYNATNGAPDTTGVNNGRNKVDYSYIKSSVELVDNFINTMTNQPCQFAFVHFGECDGAGHSQGWGSEPYYAALVLLDGQLGRIMDLIATDPKLKGKTALILTADHGGAGKDHYDTTKPLDYTIPFYVWGDGVTPGDLYALNTDSRLSPGEGHPDYAAPKQPIRNGEVGNLALFLLGLPPIPGSTIDAKQDLRVSAVAK; from the coding sequence ATGAAAAAAATCATAGCGATGTGTTTGATCGGGTGTGGTCTGGCGGCGCAGGGGGCAGACTACGTCATTGCCTTGAGTGTCGACGGGCTGGGATCGTCCTATCTGCAAACGATGGTGGATGCCGGTAAAGCGCCGCACTTCAAGCAACTTCAGGCGGAATCCGCAGGCACAGCCAATGCCCGCAATGACTATGACGTCTCGGTCACCCTTCCGAATCATACCAGCATGGTGACCAGTCGCCGGGTCAAGGAGGCGGAAGGCCACAGTTGGACCAACAACACCGATCCCGCCAAGGGCGTGACGCTCCACTCCCACAAGGGGGCCTATATCTCCAGTGTCTTTGCCGTGGCGCATGATCATGGGCTCAAGACGGGGATGTGGGCCACTAAAACCAAGTTCTCGCTGTTCCCTGATTCCTATAATGCGACGAATGGGGCACCTGACACCACGGGGGTGAATAATGGGCGTAACAAAGTGGATTATTCCTATATCAAATCGTCGGTTGAGCTCGTCGACAACTTCATCAACACGATGACGAACCAGCCCTGTCAGTTTGCCTTTGTGCATTTTGGTGAATGTGACGGAGCGGGCCATAGTCAAGGTTGGGGGAGTGAGCCTTACTACGCCGCCCTGGTCCTGCTGGATGGTCAGTTGGGCCGGATCATGGATCTGATCGCCACGGATCCGAAATTGAAGGGGAAAACGGCCTTGATTTTGACCGCCGACCATGGCGGGGCCGGCAAAGACCATTACGACACGACCAAGCCGCTGGATTACACCATCCCCTTTTATGTCTGGGGTGACGGGGTCACCCCGGGTGACCTGTATGCGCTAAACACAGACAGCCGTCTCTCTCCGGGTGAAGGGCATCCTGATTATGCCGCACCTAAACAACCGATCCGTAACGGGGAAGTGGGGAATCTTGCCCTGTTCCTGCTAGGGCTTCCGCCGATTCCGGGTTCCACGATTGATGCGAAGCAGGATTTGCGGGTGAGCGCCGTGGCGAAATAG
- a CDS encoding autotransporter-associated beta strand repeat-containing protein, whose translation MLVRFNGNSSLPSGNNSSNAYVMSVSWAGSDVHGFLLTGQTNAIATYQLPQHYRFLLGNDYGYSKPAFGSTEGQAALVGSEISCWNSTTPGRDSGLWMLVRDGSLVLGTVGAPVKFTASTGSETKGNTGLDLPATPLVDFGRSVPLTKRGTGTLVLSNVVYTLVDGTGDATSKFVWYLGNTDTNLDAGVLRETGTGPSNSIRNMAYFMNGGILGLAADYTGKSGTNAPAGEINVGGFWVYNYSNTGAGFGAYGGKRTVTLSPWSGSKLTWGSSAVASDYFLYNGAPLIFNAPDADGEIVLATTSTNSISLNSAARTITVYDNPATNSDWATLSIPIIDASASAALVKSGNGILNLSATNNNWAGVTSVSNGTLNVNGTLLAGASNLTVYSGATLGGTGTVSRRVQVLSGGTLSAGTPAGTGTLNISSNLVLSTGATLSIKVDATGYDRVNVGGAGSIDLTGVKVDVIPASGSDVTGNYTILTSGSPLLNYTSLGTVTRGYNVRLTAGGTALELRKDSSGLVIRVQ comes from the coding sequence ATGTTGGTTCGATTTAATGGCAATTCCAGTCTGCCATCCGGCAATAATTCAAGCAACGCCTATGTGATGAGTGTTTCGTGGGCGGGTTCAGATGTGCATGGCTTTTTGCTCACAGGGCAGACCAATGCGATTGCGACGTATCAATTACCGCAACATTATCGGTTCTTGTTGGGTAATGATTACGGTTATTCAAAACCAGCTTTTGGAAGTACTGAAGGCCAGGCTGCGTTGGTAGGGTCTGAGATTTCATGTTGGAATTCCACCACTCCTGGTCGAGACAGTGGTCTTTGGATGCTGGTTCGTGATGGTTCCCTTGTTCTCGGAACTGTTGGGGCTCCGGTAAAGTTCACGGCCAGCACTGGATCTGAGACCAAGGGGAACACAGGGTTGGACTTGCCGGCTACACCGCTGGTGGACTTCGGCAGGAGTGTGCCGCTGACCAAGCGTGGGACTGGGACGCTGGTCCTGTCCAACGTGGTCTATACCCTGGTGGATGGGACGGGGGATGCCACATCCAAGTTCGTCTGGTATCTGGGGAATACTGATACAAATCTTGATGCGGGTGTTCTGCGGGAGACGGGAACAGGGCCTTCCAATTCGATCCGAAACATGGCGTACTTCATGAACGGTGGTATTTTGGGGCTTGCGGCAGATTATACCGGGAAGTCCGGAACGAATGCTCCTGCGGGCGAGATCAATGTCGGGGGGTTTTGGGTATATAACTACAGCAACACAGGTGCTGGATTCGGCGCCTACGGGGGCAAGCGTACGGTTACCCTCTCTCCCTGGAGCGGAAGCAAGTTAACCTGGGGTAGCTCGGCCGTCGCATCTGATTATTTTCTCTATAACGGAGCGCCCTTGATCTTCAATGCCCCGGATGCTGATGGTGAGATTGTGCTGGCAACAACCTCAACGAATTCCATTTCCTTGAATAGTGCCGCCCGGACCATCACCGTCTATGACAATCCGGCAACGAACTCCGACTGGGCGACCCTGTCGATCCCGATCATCGATGCCAGTGCGAGCGCGGCGCTGGTTAAGTCCGGAAATGGAATTCTGAATCTTTCAGCAACCAATAATAACTGGGCCGGGGTGACCTCGGTGTCGAACGGGACGCTGAACGTGAATGGGACCCTTCTGGCAGGCGCAAGCAACCTCACGGTGTATAGTGGGGCCACTTTGGGGGGGACGGGGACCGTCTCCCGCCGGGTGCAAGTGCTGAGTGGCGGAACCCTGTCGGCCGGGACGCCGGCCGGAACGGGCACGCTGAACATCAGCAGTAACCTGGTCCTCAGTACCGGAGCGACGTTATCAATCAAAGTGGATGCGACCGGATATGACCGGGTGAACGTGGGTGGCGCCGGCAGTATTGATCTCACCGGCGTAAAGGTGGATGTGATTCCTGCAAGCGGTTCGGATGTCACCGGTAATTACACCATCCTGACTTCTGGCAGCCCGCTTCTCAATTACACCTCGCTCGGGACGGTGACGCGTGGTTACAACGTCAGGTTAACGGCGGGTGGAACCGCTCTGGAGTTGCGGAAAGACTCATCGGGTCTCGTCATCCGGGTTCAGTAG
- the hrpB gene encoding ATP-dependent helicase HrpB: MNTLPIFEIEPALIKACAGINTRLVIQAPTGSGKSTQIPQMLLDRGLIPEGRQVVILQPRRLAARLLATRVASERNSAIGREVGYQVRFENRISTDTRIVFVTEGILLRRLISDPHLSGVGAIIFDEFHERHLFGDITLARAFQLQKTLRPDLRLIVMSATLDKATLESYLTPCTVLRSEGRMYPVRIEYLPKPVDSARVPIWETAATETARLLAQEREGDVLVFMPGSYEIHRTIQALNTKPETRGCSICPLHGELAPRDQDAAVAPGERRKIIVSTNVAETSLTIEGVRLVVDGGLARIARFDPYRGIDTLWIEKVSQASADQRAGRAGRMAPGVCVRLWTEYEQRERPPREIPEIRRVDLAETLLMLKASGCPDARTFPWFEPPEDRTLTRAETLLRDLGAADEKTGEISEVGRGMLAFPLHPRYARMLMAAEEVGRVRTVALIAAMTQERGLLVKRTDSQVEEQRDRRLGDEVLSDFFQLMRAWSEAEAHDFNVDYCRSLGIHAGVARQAGRLYEMFCRIAEGQGLSLEREIVADDDVRRCVLAGFADQVARRMDGGTLRCELVHGRRGVLERASVVRKSTFVVAAEVREVESGFAKKPAAIGAKGDMDVLLSLVTAIEPEWLEELFPGSVREETQVRFDDSRRVIAERGRFYHDLVLEMKRGGNPPEGDAASLLADEVQAGRCTLKHWTEEVDQWLLRVSLLRKWCPELELPEITDEDRRLMIEEICMGAFSVKEVKERPVFPVVKNWLDGRKQSLLDKQVPERLDLPGGRKVKIVYSETNPPTIAARIQDLYGVAESIRIAMGRQLVTIQVLAPNYRPVQVTSDLTTFWREGYPKAKKELQRKYPKHKWV; the protein is encoded by the coding sequence ATGAACACCCTCCCCATATTTGAAATTGAACCGGCTTTAATAAAGGCCTGTGCCGGGATCAATACCCGGCTTGTGATTCAGGCACCCACCGGTTCGGGAAAATCAACCCAGATCCCGCAGATGTTGCTAGATCGCGGGCTTATTCCGGAGGGACGTCAGGTCGTGATCCTTCAACCCCGGCGACTGGCGGCCAGATTGTTAGCCACCCGGGTGGCCTCTGAGCGGAACTCGGCGATCGGGCGGGAAGTGGGGTATCAGGTTCGCTTTGAAAACAGGATCAGTACTGATACCCGGATTGTCTTTGTCACGGAAGGAATCTTGTTGCGGCGCCTGATCAGTGATCCGCACCTTTCCGGGGTGGGGGCGATCATCTTTGACGAATTCCATGAGCGGCATTTGTTTGGTGATATCACGCTGGCGCGCGCCTTTCAGTTGCAGAAGACCCTGCGTCCGGATCTCCGGCTGATCGTCATGTCGGCGACCCTGGATAAAGCGACCCTTGAATCGTATCTCACCCCTTGCACGGTCTTGCGCTCTGAAGGCCGCATGTATCCAGTCCGGATCGAGTACCTGCCCAAGCCGGTGGATAGCGCGCGGGTGCCGATCTGGGAAACCGCGGCCACGGAAACCGCGCGGTTGCTCGCCCAGGAGCGGGAAGGGGATGTGCTGGTCTTTATGCCGGGCTCCTATGAGATTCACCGCACCATTCAGGCGTTGAACACCAAGCCGGAAACGCGGGGCTGTTCCATTTGCCCCCTGCACGGTGAACTGGCGCCGCGGGATCAGGATGCCGCTGTGGCGCCCGGGGAGCGCCGTAAGATTATTGTCTCCACCAATGTGGCGGAAACGTCGCTGACCATTGAAGGGGTCCGGTTGGTGGTGGATGGCGGTCTGGCCCGGATCGCCCGCTTTGATCCCTATCGGGGGATTGATACGCTGTGGATCGAGAAAGTCAGCCAGGCGTCCGCGGATCAACGCGCCGGGCGTGCCGGCCGTATGGCCCCCGGGGTCTGTGTGCGGCTTTGGACGGAGTATGAGCAGCGTGAGCGGCCACCCCGTGAAATTCCCGAAATCCGCCGCGTGGATCTGGCGGAAACCCTCCTGATGCTCAAGGCGTCCGGTTGTCCGGATGCCCGGACCTTTCCCTGGTTCGAGCCACCGGAGGACCGAACCCTGACGCGGGCGGAAACCCTGCTGCGGGATCTGGGGGCGGCGGATGAGAAGACGGGTGAAATTTCGGAAGTGGGTCGGGGGATGTTGGCCTTCCCGCTGCATCCCCGCTATGCGCGCATGCTGATGGCGGCGGAGGAGGTCGGACGGGTCCGGACCGTGGCCTTGATTGCGGCGATGACGCAGGAGCGCGGCCTGTTAGTCAAACGGACGGATTCCCAGGTCGAGGAACAGCGCGACCGGCGGCTGGGCGACGAAGTGTTATCCGACTTCTTTCAATTGATGCGGGCCTGGAGCGAGGCTGAGGCGCATGATTTCAATGTGGACTACTGCCGGAGCCTGGGCATTCACGCCGGGGTGGCACGTCAGGCGGGGCGGCTCTATGAGATGTTCTGCCGGATCGCTGAGGGACAGGGCCTCTCCCTGGAGCGCGAGATTGTGGCCGATGACGACGTCCGCCGCTGTGTGCTGGCCGGGTTCGCCGATCAGGTGGCACGGCGGATGGATGGGGGGACCCTGCGTTGTGAGCTGGTGCATGGCCGGCGCGGCGTGTTGGAGCGGGCCTCGGTCGTGCGCAAAAGCACCTTCGTGGTGGCGGCGGAAGTACGCGAGGTCGAAAGCGGATTTGCCAAGAAGCCGGCGGCCATTGGCGCCAAGGGCGACATGGATGTGCTGCTCTCGCTGGTGACGGCGATCGAGCCGGAATGGCTGGAGGAATTATTCCCGGGCTCCGTGCGGGAGGAGACGCAGGTGCGGTTTGATGACTCCCGGCGTGTCATCGCCGAGCGCGGCCGTTTCTATCATGACCTGGTGCTGGAGATGAAGCGCGGGGGGAATCCGCCGGAGGGGGACGCGGCCAGTCTGCTGGCGGATGAAGTGCAGGCGGGGCGCTGTACGTTGAAGCACTGGACTGAAGAGGTGGATCAGTGGCTGCTTCGGGTGAGCCTGCTGCGGAAGTGGTGTCCGGAACTCGAGCTGCCGGAGATCACGGACGAAGACCGGCGCCTGATGATCGAGGAAATTTGCATGGGGGCCTTCAGCGTGAAGGAAGTGAAGGAGCGTCCGGTTTTTCCCGTGGTGAAAAACTGGCTCGATGGGCGAAAGCAGTCGTTGCTTGATAAGCAGGTACCCGAACGACTCGATCTGCCTGGTGGCAGGAAAGTGAAGATTGTTTACTCCGAGACCAATCCGCCGACGATTGCGGCCCGGATCCAGGACCTTTACGGTGTGGCGGAGAGCATCCGCATTGCGATGGGACGTCAGTTAGTGACGATCCAGGTGCTGGCGCCGAATTACCGTCCCGTGCAGGTGACCTCTGATTTGACCACCTTCTGGCGCGAAGGCTATCCCAAGGCCAAGAAGGAGCTTCAGCGCAAATACCCGAAACACAAATGGGTGTAA
- a CDS encoding AraC family transcriptional regulator, protein MDKMSINQRFDYLAPKERQWGIHLCGVGVRLTPPHVAYQVYEDGAPYQWKNGRVLRDYSLVYLTQGRGILRVRGARPLEVAAGDVLLIRPGVWHDYAPLPETGWKEYWMMFNGRQAETLMSQGEIPWRAPMIHYGVDESLHHLFTQMLEVAEGMPPFGGVIHTGLVLQMAALIQSRLQLQREQGGREESFIRQAKQQMANELERPLDMKALANQLGVSYPHFRRVFKTSTGLPPQQYLLNLRVNRAKQLMEEPDVKLSDVARRAGFEDPYYFSRVFKQKTGIPPSQWRK, encoded by the coding sequence ATGGACAAAATGAGCATCAACCAGCGCTTTGACTACCTGGCCCCCAAAGAGCGGCAATGGGGGATTCATCTCTGTGGGGTCGGGGTCCGGTTGACGCCGCCTCATGTGGCCTATCAGGTCTACGAGGATGGGGCTCCCTATCAGTGGAAGAACGGCCGGGTATTGCGGGACTACAGTCTGGTGTATCTCACTCAGGGGCGGGGGATATTGCGGGTGCGCGGTGCGCGGCCACTTGAGGTTGCCGCCGGGGACGTCCTGCTGATCCGGCCCGGGGTCTGGCATGATTACGCCCCTCTGCCGGAGACGGGCTGGAAGGAATACTGGATGATGTTCAATGGCCGGCAGGCGGAAACGCTGATGTCACAGGGCGAGATTCCCTGGCGTGCGCCGATGATTCACTACGGGGTGGATGAATCCCTGCACCACCTGTTTACACAGATGCTGGAAGTGGCGGAGGGGATGCCGCCCTTTGGTGGGGTGATCCATACCGGGCTGGTCCTGCAGATGGCGGCCTTGATCCAGAGCCGGCTTCAGTTGCAGAGAGAGCAGGGCGGGCGCGAGGAATCCTTTATCCGGCAGGCCAAACAGCAAATGGCCAATGAGTTGGAGCGGCCGCTGGATATGAAAGCCCTGGCGAACCAGTTGGGTGTAAGTTATCCGCATTTCCGCAGGGTTTTCAAGACGTCCACCGGCCTGCCGCCCCAGCAGTACCTGTTAAACCTGAGAGTGAACCGGGCGAAACAATTGATGGAAGAACCGGACGTCAAACTGAGTGACGTGGCCCGGCGTGCCGGGTTTGAAGACCCCTATTACTTCTCGCGGGTCTTCAAGCAGAAGACCGGCATTCCTCCGTCGCAATGGCGGAAGTAA